In Methylocystis echinoides, one genomic interval encodes:
- a CDS encoding HigA family addiction module antitoxin, translated as MGRRHGRYHHALTQLFLAGGFPERVEGGGAAERPPAKAAERASRPGPPQRPPPEPAPSHAARARRDPVRRGGRPSKFSPASVEGRIMTPHPGQVLAQHLADLGLTASDLARDIDVPVNRVTAILNGQRGVTADTALRLGHWFGVDPEDWLGLQLEYELALARHEAGARVKRLPRLADRVL; from the coding sequence ATGGGCCGTCGCCATGGCCGTTATCATCATGCGTTGACGCAGCTCTTCCTCGCCGGGGGCTTCCCGGAACGCGTGGAGGGCGGCGGCGCCGCGGAGCGTCCGCCGGCCAAAGCCGCGGAGCGGGCGTCCCGGCCGGGGCCGCCCCAGCGGCCCCCGCCTGAGCCAGCGCCATCTCACGCCGCCCGCGCCCGGCGCGACCCCGTGCGCCGCGGCGGCCGGCCAAGCAAATTTTCTCCTGCATCAGTCGAGGGGCGCATCATGACGCCGCATCCGGGCCAGGTCCTGGCCCAGCATCTCGCCGACCTCGGATTAACCGCCTCGGACCTCGCCCGCGACATCGACGTGCCCGTCAACCGCGTGACGGCCATCCTCAACGGCCAACGCGGCGTGACGGCGGATACGGCGTTGCGGCTCGGCCATTGGTTCGGAGTCGATCCGGAGGACTGGCTTGGCCTGCAACTCGAATATGAACTGGCGCTGGCGCGGCACGAAGCCGGCGCCAGAGTGAAAAGACTGCCTCGCCTTGCCGACCGCGTCTTGTGA
- the tgt gene encoding tRNA guanosine(34) transglycosylase Tgt, translating into MSAEFSFTLQATDGAARKGEIFTPRGTIRTPAFMPVGTAATVKAMFPQDVRATGADILLGNVYHLMLRPGAERVARLGGLHRFMNWPFPILTDSGGFQVMSLAKLRKLDEEGVTFQSHIDGSRHHLSPERSMEIQHLLGSDIQMQFDECVRLPCSDAEAERAMRLSLRWAERSRKAFREQSGRAVFGIVQGGASKPLRIESARALAQMDFHGLAVGGLAVGEPQDVMLDMLETTLPHLPDAKPRYLMGVGTPDDIVQAVARGIDMFDCVMPTRAGRHGLAYTRFGKINIKNSRYAEDLSPLDPESTSPAARDYSRAYLHHLVKAGEILGMMLLTQANVAYYQSLMAGLRAAIAERRLADFIAETRAQWNAGEAAHRSQ; encoded by the coding sequence ATGAGCGCTGAATTCTCCTTTACCCTTCAGGCGACCGACGGAGCGGCGCGCAAGGGCGAAATCTTTACGCCGCGCGGAACCATCCGTACGCCGGCGTTCATGCCGGTCGGCACGGCCGCGACGGTGAAAGCCATGTTCCCCCAGGATGTGCGCGCGACCGGCGCCGACATTCTGCTGGGCAACGTTTACCATTTGATGCTGCGCCCCGGCGCCGAGCGCGTCGCGCGACTCGGCGGGCTGCATCGCTTCATGAATTGGCCCTTTCCGATCCTGACCGACTCGGGCGGCTTTCAAGTGATGTCGCTCGCCAAGCTCCGCAAGCTCGACGAAGAGGGCGTGACCTTCCAGTCTCACATCGACGGCTCGCGGCATCATCTCTCGCCCGAACGCTCCATGGAGATCCAGCACCTCCTCGGCTCTGACATTCAGATGCAATTCGACGAATGCGTGCGTCTGCCGTGTTCGGACGCGGAGGCCGAGCGGGCGATGCGGCTGTCGCTGCGCTGGGCCGAACGCTCTCGGAAGGCGTTTCGAGAACAGTCGGGCAGGGCGGTCTTCGGCATCGTGCAGGGCGGCGCCTCCAAACCCTTGCGAATCGAAAGCGCCCGGGCGTTGGCGCAAATGGATTTCCACGGCCTCGCAGTCGGCGGCCTCGCCGTCGGCGAACCGCAGGACGTGATGCTCGACATGCTGGAGACCACGCTGCCGCATCTGCCCGACGCGAAGCCCCGCTATCTGATGGGGGTGGGCACGCCGGACGACATCGTGCAGGCGGTGGCGCGCGGGATCGACATGTTCGACTGCGTCATGCCGACTCGCGCCGGTCGCCACGGCCTCGCCTATACGCGATTCGGCAAGATCAACATCAAGAATTCCCGCTACGCGGAGGATCTCTCGCCGCTCGATCCCGAATCGACGTCTCCCGCAGCCCGCGACTATTCGCGCGCCTATCTGCATCATCTCGTAAAAGCGGGGGAAATCCTCGGAATGATGCTGCTCACGCAGGCCAATGTCGCTTATTATCAGAGTTTGATGGCGGGGCTGCGGGCGGCGATCGCGGAAAGGCGGCTCGCCGATTTCATCGCCGAGACTCGCGCTCAATGGAACGCGGGGGAAGCGGCCCATCGTTCACAGTAG